In candidate division WOR-3 bacterium, the following are encoded in one genomic region:
- a CDS encoding M1 family metallopeptidase, translating to MSLLIFFILLWEQKVNYKMDLELDTLKDILRGYEEITYKNNSPYILKELYLHLYNNAYKNLNTYAYKSFFKDYLISFIRIIGNFFYKDGYIEIDSVKIKNKKVRFKIDETLLLVSLEEDLKPSDSIKFEIYFKSKVPSLFRYRSGYSKNHYDFGQFYPVMCVFDEKGWHNRKWHFNAEFYHNFSNYIVKIKVPGNFIVAGVGECISKNDTVKKDGFKEVIFRAENVIDYFFSCDPDFLYQDTIIDNTHIIAFYRKKNESYKDSFLIRGVRAYNYLKEIFGEYPYKWLKIVDGLIMGGMEYPGLALCGRDTFDLILHEIGHTYFMGILASNQEDEAWLDEGGTSFITDYYKFKKKKNLKIFYENSKNITETIREGFDDILLTASYAFKNNYFSVYSKGSHIYAMLFDIMGEENFEKFLKEYYIRFRFKHPDTDSLFKVAEEIYGKSLKEIKNIYVKGLPLNDYEIVKFKKFKEKDKWLNEIKIKNNGNTIYPISLFLLKGKDTFKTKIDFFKRDTIIKIQTDFEPEKIILDPYNFSLDIKRINNFYPVNFERKLSLNHTPQENGFYLNYFPFLFYSPFSYISPGFNFTFSYLKKYPSLNGEIFYSAKGKDIYYNLKYSISFPFVFPQNIIYLNSLFFESNYFLKIGFKKRYQEYLLDPKKGIFLSEFIYKNSKKESKFFEDANYAGFNFGFYIFPVTDLFYNEITVNFSFYPQRFSGDYNFKKFFIKYELSFSPFYPYLSYINPFDLINIKFFYGRIEGHFPLQEFFNNYSISSYDILSSPFERISLLSSDYTFTGEEGIYLKGYKFVRFKNVLSFSFSSGFKIFGIFYEKILWGDFNLWDSGIYFKKNFKNFMLKIYLPFYINNPELNKEKNNFDFRIKIVLKFFE from the coding sequence ATGAGTCTTCTTATATTTTTTATTCTACTCTGGGAACAGAAAGTAAATTACAAGATGGATTTAGAACTTGACACTTTAAAGGATATTTTGAGAGGTTATGAGGAAATAACCTATAAAAATAATTCCCCTTATATTCTAAAGGAGTTATATCTTCATTTATATAACAATGCTTACAAAAATCTTAACACATATGCCTATAAAAGTTTTTTCAAGGATTATCTTATTTCATTTATAAGAATAATAGGAAATTTTTTTTATAAAGACGGATATATAGAAATAGATTCAGTAAAAATTAAAAATAAAAAGGTTAGATTTAAAATAGATGAAACTTTGCTTTTAGTATCCCTTGAAGAGGATCTAAAACCATCGGATTCAATAAAATTTGAGATATATTTTAAAAGTAAGGTTCCATCTTTATTTAGATACCGATCAGGTTATAGTAAAAACCACTATGATTTTGGTCAATTTTATCCTGTTATGTGTGTTTTTGATGAAAAGGGATGGCATAATAGAAAATGGCACTTCAATGCTGAATTTTATCACAATTTTTCCAATTATATTGTTAAGATTAAAGTTCCTGGTAATTTTATTGTTGCAGGTGTTGGAGAATGTATTTCAAAAAATGATACAGTTAAAAAAGATGGATTTAAAGAAGTAATTTTTAGAGCAGAAAATGTAATAGATTACTTTTTCTCTTGTGATCCAGATTTTCTATATCAGGATACTATAATTGATAATACTCATATTATTGCCTTTTACAGGAAAAAAAATGAATCTTACAAAGATTCTTTTTTAATAAGGGGAGTAAGGGCATATAACTATTTAAAAGAAATATTTGGTGAATATCCTTATAAATGGCTAAAGATTGTTGATGGTTTAATTATGGGAGGAATGGAGTATCCTGGTCTTGCCTTATGTGGTAGAGATACATTTGATTTAATTCTTCATGAAATTGGTCACACATATTTTATGGGGATTCTTGCTTCAAATCAGGAAGATGAAGCATGGCTTGATGAAGGAGGCACTTCTTTTATAACTGATTATTACAAATTTAAAAAGAAAAAAAATTTAAAAATTTTCTATGAGAATTCAAAAAATATAACTGAAACAATAAGGGAGGGTTTTGATGATATTCTTTTAACGGCTTCTTATGCTTTTAAAAATAATTATTTTTCAGTTTATTCAAAAGGCTCTCATATTTATGCAATGCTTTTTGATATAATGGGAGAAGAAAATTTTGAAAAATTTCTAAAGGAATACTACATAAGATTTAGATTTAAACATCCCGATACTGACAGTTTATTTAAAGTAGCAGAGGAAATTTACGGAAAATCTTTAAAAGAGATAAAAAATATATATGTAAAGGGATTACCTTTAAATGATTATGAGATTGTAAAATTTAAAAAATTTAAAGAAAAAGATAAATGGTTAAATGAGATTAAAATTAAAAATAATGGTAATACAATTTATCCAATCAGTTTATTTCTTTTAAAAGGGAAAGATACTTTTAAAACAAAAATAGATTTTTTCAAAAGAGATACTATTATAAAAATTCAAACTGATTTTGAACCTGAAAAAATAATTCTTGACCCTTATAATTTTTCCCTTGATATAAAAAGAATAAATAACTTTTATCCAGTTAATTTTGAAAGAAAATTATCCTTAAATCATACCCCTCAAGAAAACGGATTTTATTTAAATTATTTTCCTTTTTTATTTTATTCACCTTTTTCTTACATTTCCCCTGGTTTTAATTTTACCTTTTCCTATTTAAAAAAATATCCCTCTCTTAATGGAGAAATTTTCTATTCTGCAAAGGGAAAGGATATTTATTATAACCTTAAATATAGCATAAGTTTTCCTTTTGTTTTTCCCCAGAATATCATATACTTAAATTCTCTATTTTTTGAAAGTAATTATTTCCTAAAAATAGGTTTTAAAAAAAGATATCAGGAATATTTATTGGATCCTAAAAAAGGAATTTTTCTTTCAGAATTTATTTATAAAAACTCAAAAAAAGAAAGTAAATTTTTTGAGGATGCAAATTATGCAGGTTTTAATTTTGGATTTTATATTTTCCCTGTTACTGACTTATTTTATAATGAGATTACCGTTAATTTTTCTTTTTATCCCCAAAGATTTTCAGGAGATTATAACTTTAAAAAATTTTTTATAAAATATGAACTTTCTTTTAGCCCTTTTTATCCCTATTTATCTTACATAAATCCTTTTGACCTTATAAATATAAAATTTTTTTACGGCAGAATTGAGGGCCATTTCCCTTTACAGGAGTTCTTTAACAATTATTCCATTTCCTCTTATGATATCTTGAGTTCCCCTTTTGAAAGAATTTCTCTTTTATCTTCTGATTATACCTTTACAGGTGAGGAAGGAATTTATTTAAAAGGTTATAAATTTGTAAGATTTAAAAATGTTTTATCTTTTTCCTTTTCTTCAGGTTTCAAAATTTTTGGAATTTTTTATGAAAAGATTTTATGGGGTGACTTCAATCTTTGGGATTCAGGAATTTACTTTAAAAAAAACTTTAAGAATTTTATGTTAAAAATATATTTACCTTTTTATATAAATAACCCCGAACTTAATAAGGAAAAGAACAATTTTGATTTTAGAATTAAAATTGTGTTAAAATTTTTTGAATAA
- a CDS encoding Glu/Leu/Phe/Val dehydrogenase, with the protein MAKKNPFEVAQEQLDRAAQVLKLEPHIHEMLRWPMREIHVSIPVRMDNGTVKVFRGFRVQYNDALGPTKGGIRFHPEETIDTVRALAAWMTWKTALMDLPYGGGKGGVVCNPKEMSQRELEELSRGYIRAIAQVIGPEKDIPAPDVYTNPQIMAWMMDEFSKIRQYNAPGVITGKPLRIGGSVGRNDATARGGMYVLREAAKKLGIDLKKATCAIQGYGNAGYFAHKLITEMFGTKVIAVSDSKGGIFNKKGLLFEEVFEHKNKTGSVVGFKGSEKITNEELLELDVDILIPAALEEVITGENAKRIKAKIILELANGPVTPEADEILHRKNILFLPDFLANAGGVTVSYFEWVQNITGLYWEEEEVYSKLDNKMTKSFNAVWDAMKEFNVDPRTAAYAVAVRRVVEGMKLRGWV; encoded by the coding sequence ATGGCTAAAAAAAATCCCTTTGAAGTTGCTCAGGAGCAGCTTGATAGAGCTGCCCAAGTTTTAAAACTTGAGCCTCATATTCATGAGATGTTAAGGTGGCCTATGCGGGAAATACATGTTTCTATACCTGTTAGAATGGATAATGGAACTGTTAAGGTGTTTAGAGGGTTCAGGGTCCAGTATAATGATGCTCTTGGGCCAACAAAAGGTGGTATAAGATTCCATCCTGAGGAAACTATTGATACTGTTAGAGCACTTGCAGCCTGGATGACATGGAAAACAGCACTTATGGATTTACCTTATGGAGGGGGAAAGGGTGGTGTTGTATGTAATCCAAAAGAAATGTCTCAAAGGGAACTGGAAGAACTTTCAAGAGGATATATAAGAGCTATAGCTCAGGTTATAGGACCTGAAAAAGATATTCCTGCTCCTGATGTTTACACAAATCCCCAGATAATGGCTTGGATGATGGATGAATTCAGCAAAATAAGACAGTATAATGCCCCTGGGGTAATTACCGGGAAACCTTTAAGAATAGGTGGTTCTGTTGGAAGAAATGATGCTACTGCAAGAGGTGGTATGTATGTATTGAGAGAAGCTGCTAAAAAACTCGGGATAGACCTTAAAAAAGCAACCTGTGCAATTCAGGGATACGGAAATGCAGGATACTTTGCCCACAAACTCATAACAGAGATGTTTGGAACAAAAGTCATTGCTGTCAGTGATTCAAAAGGAGGAATTTTTAATAAGAAAGGTCTTTTATTTGAGGAAGTTTTTGAACATAAAAATAAAACAGGTTCTGTGGTTGGTTTTAAAGGAAGTGAAAAAATAACAAATGAGGAACTTCTTGAACTGGATGTGGATATTCTTATTCCGGCAGCACTTGAGGAGGTTATAACAGGAGAAAATGCAAAAAGAATAAAGGCTAAAATAATTTTAGAGCTTGCAAATGGACCTGTTACTCCTGAAGCTGATGAAATTTTGCATAGGAAGAATATTTTATTTTTACCTGATTTTCTTGCTAATGCAGGTGGTGTTACTGTTTCTTACTTTGAATGGGTTCAGAATATTACTGGGTTGTACTGGGAAGAGGAAGAGGTTTATTCAAAACTTGATAATAAAATGACAAAGTCCTTTAATGCTGTCTGGGATGCTATGAAAGAATTTAATGTTGACCCCAGAACTGCTGCATATGCAGTTGCTGTGAGAAGAGTAGTTGAAGGAATGAAATTGAGAGGCTGGGTGTAA
- a CDS encoding FAD-linked oxidase C-terminal domain-containing protein, protein MPEFVFLPEKAEEVSEFVKYCFRYKIPITPRGGGTGLSGGAVPLKGGVISFERMNKIIDIDEINQYVVLEPGVVTGEINKVLKSFDLFYPPDPMSLDSCTIGGNVATNAGGPKAYKYGVTSNYLLELECVFPNGNIETIGKKTRKWKAGYNLLNLLCGSEGTLALFTKVTLKVIPKPEKEILIMLGFEENNKLFEFVKKIIKNKFFPSVIEFMDKSCFNLVKDKIEKFFQSESSILFISFEGGEKDIEKIIERFYLLTEKEKINNIFIGDDKNTIERMWNIRKNMFYETEKMGFKVHSEDLGITLTKAIEFIENIKKILKDYNKEGYIFGHLGDGNIHINLTYKKEEKGLIRKISKNIWELIIKHGGTITAEHGIGYLKKEGFKREISPYLYRIHKDIKKIFDPKGILNPGKIFY, encoded by the coding sequence ATACCTGAATTTGTATTTCTACCTGAAAAAGCAGAAGAAGTCTCCGAATTTGTTAAATACTGCTTTAGGTATAAAATTCCAATAACACCGAGAGGAGGGGGAACAGGTCTTTCAGGCGGAGCTGTTCCCTTAAAAGGTGGTGTTATATCCTTTGAAAGGATGAATAAAATTATTGATATTGATGAAATAAATCAGTATGTGGTTCTTGAACCTGGTGTAGTTACAGGAGAAATTAATAAAGTTCTTAAATCCTTTGATCTTTTTTATCCACCTGATCCAATGAGTCTTGATTCATGTACCATAGGTGGTAATGTTGCAACAAATGCAGGTGGTCCTAAGGCTTATAAATATGGTGTTACATCAAATTACCTTCTTGAACTGGAATGTGTATTTCCAAATGGAAATATAGAAACCATAGGTAAAAAAACAAGAAAATGGAAAGCTGGTTACAACCTGTTGAATCTTTTGTGTGGTTCTGAAGGCACACTTGCATTATTTACAAAGGTTACTCTTAAGGTAATTCCAAAGCCTGAAAAAGAGATTCTTATAATGCTTGGATTTGAAGAAAATAATAAACTTTTTGAGTTTGTAAAAAAAATTATAAAAAATAAATTTTTCCCTTCAGTAATTGAATTTATGGATAAAAGTTGTTTTAATTTAGTGAAAGATAAAATTGAAAAATTTTTTCAATCAGAAAGTTCTATACTTTTTATCAGTTTTGAGGGAGGAGAAAAAGATATAGAAAAAATTATTGAAAGATTTTATTTGCTAACAGAAAAAGAAAAAATAAATAACATTTTTATAGGAGATGATAAAAATACAATTGAAAGAATGTGGAATATAAGAAAAAATATGTTTTATGAAACAGAAAAAATGGGTTTTAAAGTTCATTCAGAGGATTTAGGTATAACATTAACAAAAGCTATAGAATTTATTGAGAATATCAAAAAAATTCTAAAGGATTATAATAAAGAAGGTTATATATTCGGTCATCTTGGTGATGGAAATATACATATAAATTTGACTTATAAAAAGGAAGAAAAAGGGTTAATTAGAAAGATCTCAAAAAATATATGGGAACTAATAATAAAACATGGTGGAACAATAACTGCAGAACATGGAATAGGTTATTTAAAAAAGGAAGGATTTAAAAGGGAAATATCACCTTATTTATATAGAATTCATAAAGATATTAAAAAAATTTTTGACCCAAAGGGAATTTTGAATCCAGGAAAAATTTTTTACTAA
- a CDS encoding YIP1 family protein: MDFGKIVEKALSILQLKEDVIKEVSEKPEYLTFSILIVAIAGLASSIGSFKFIPGIITGPIVAVIGFFIGVGILWIIAKIFGGKGDYLSYFKPLAMSDIIQWVTVIPFIGFFLGAIASIWMVIVAIKVTQIVHELDLPKAVLVVLIPIGVVFFLFLLFGAAAFAVIGMKGLRP; this comes from the coding sequence ATGGATTTCGGAAAAATAGTTGAAAAGGCTCTTTCAATTTTACAATTAAAAGAAGATGTAATAAAGGAAGTATCTGAAAAACCTGAATATTTAACTTTTTCAATTTTAATTGTTGCTATTGCGGGACTTGCAAGTTCAATTGGTTCTTTTAAGTTTATTCCAGGTATAATCACTGGTCCAATTGTTGCTGTGATTGGATTTTTTATTGGGGTTGGAATATTGTGGATTATTGCAAAAATCTTCGGCGGTAAAGGAGATTACCTCTCTTACTTTAAACCTCTTGCAATGTCTGATATAATTCAATGGGTTACAGTTATACCTTTTATAGGCTTTTTTCTTGGTGCCATTGCCTCAATATGGATGGTAATTGTTGCCATAAAGGTAACACAGATTGTTCATGAACTTGATCTTCCTAAGGCGGTGCTTGTAGTTTTAATACCGATTGGTGTAGTCTTCTTCCTGTTTCTTCTTTTTGGGGCCGCAGCCTTTGCTGTAATTGGAATGAAGGGATTAAGACCTTAA